The Meriones unguiculatus strain TT.TT164.6M chromosome 1, Bangor_MerUng_6.1, whole genome shotgun sequence genome has a segment encoding these proteins:
- the LOC110544137 gene encoding prostate and testis expressed protein 3-like, producing MGNLQELGIVLLFCMQTALALRCRECTSYLYQECRHKVRTCIAEDDESCMTTRLWLLPFKVNEPEDGYSKCQKNCTRDDYNYDDHAVLISCCDTYDFCNDISVPIDEWY from the exons ATGGGAAATTTACAGGAACTGGGCATTGTTCTGCTATTCTGCATGCAAACTG CTTTAGCTCTCAGGTGTAGAGAATGTACATCCTATTTATATCAAGAATGTAGACATAAAGTAAGAACATGTATTGCAGAAGACGATGAATCTTGTATGACTACTAGACTCTGGCTTCTACCGTTCAAAG TAAATGAGCCAGAGGATGGATATTCTAAGTGCCAGAAAAACTGTACAAGAGATGATTATAACTACGATGATCATGCCGTATTGATATCCTGTTGTGATACATATGACTTTTGCAATGATATCAGTGTGCCAATTGATGAATGGTATTGA